In one Anas platyrhynchos isolate ZD024472 breed Pekin duck chromosome 8, IASCAAS_PekinDuck_T2T, whole genome shotgun sequence genomic region, the following are encoded:
- the SERBP1 gene encoding SERPINE1 mRNA-binding protein 1 isoform X3, protein MPGHLQEGFGCVVTNRFDQLFDDESDPFEVLRAAETRRKESGGGGGHQGGGGARGGPAGAQNSSAGGGAGGGGGGPGQAGAGGGAGSAAKQLRRESQKERKNPLPPFAASAGGAADRREEGSGQPGAPLRKEGIRRIGRRPDQQQQQQQQQQGEGKPIERRPERRPPRERRFDKPADEKGEGGEFSVDNLPVPSRPILDRPMRGRGGLGRGRGRGRGMGRGDGFDSRGKREFDRHSGSDRSGLKHEDKRGGSGSHNWGTVKDELTELDQSAVTEETPEGEEHPPADSENKENEVEEVKEEGPKEMTLDEWKAIQSKDRAKVEFNIRKPNEGADGQWKKGFVLHKSKSEETKAMTEMQGSQLESNEAHAEDSVMDHHFRKPANDITSQLEINFGDLGRPGRGGRGGRGGRGRGGRASRGGRTDKLVKEFDVIHTPNQSSASAPDVDDPEAFPALS, encoded by the exons ATGCCCGGACACCTGCAGGAGGGCTTCGGCTGCGTCGTCACCAACCGCTTCGACCAGCTCTTCGATGACGAGTCCGATCCCTTCGAGGTGCTGCGGGCGGCCGAGACGCGGCGGAAAGAGAGCGGCGGAGGCGGAGGCCACcaagggggcggcggggcccgcgGGGGCCCGGCCGGGGCCCAGAACAGCTccgcgggcggcggggcgggaggcggcggcggaggccCGGGCCAGGCGGGAGCCGGCGGGGGAGCCGGCAGCGCGGCCAAGCAGCTCCGCCGGGAGTCGCAGAAGGAGCGCAAGAACCCGCTGCCCCCCTTCGCCGCCTCAGCCGGGGGCGCCGCCGACCGCCGTGAGGAGGGGAGCGGGCAGCCCGGAGCCCCGCTGCGCAAGGAGG GGATAAGGCGCATTGGCAGGAGGCctgaccagcagcagcaacagcagcagcagcagcaaggggaaGGCAAGCCCATCGAAAGGAGACCGGAGCGGCGACCTCCTCGCGAGCGCCGATTTGATAAACCTGCTGATGAGAAGGGCGAAGGAGGAGAATTTTCCGTTGATAA TTTGCCTGTTCCATCTAGACCCATTCTTGACCGACCTATGCGTGGACGTGGTGGACTTGGAAGAGGACGTGGCCGTGGCCGTGGCATGGGCAGAGGAGATGGGTTTGACTCTCGTGGCAAGCGTGAATTTGACAGACATAGTGGCAGCGATAGATC CGGCCTGAAGCATGAGGACAAGCGTGGTGGCAGTGGATCACACAACTGGGGAACCGTCAAAGATGAGCTAAC cGAGTTGGATCAGTCGGCTGTAACTGAGGAAACGCCAGAGGGAGAGGAACATCCGCCTGCTGACTCTGAAAATAA GGAGAATGAGGTTGAAGAAGTTAAGGAGGAAGGTCCTAAGGAAATGACCCTGGACGAATGGAAAGCTATTCAAAGTAAGGATCGTGCAAAAGTTGAGTTCAACATCCGTAAACCAAATGAGGGTGCTGATGGGCAATGGAAAAAAGGATTTGTTCTTCACAAGTCAAAGAGCGAGGAG ACAAAGGCGATGACAGAAATGCAGGGGAGTCAGCTGGAGTCGAATGAG GCTCATGCTGAGGACTCTGTAATGGATCACCACTTCCGTAAGCCCGCCAACGACATCACGTCCCAGCTGGAGATCAACTTTGGAGACCTTGGCCGCCCCGGACGCGGTGGCCGAGGGGGACGGGGTGGCCGAGGGCGTGGTGGCAGGGCCAGCCGCGGAGGCAGGACTGACAAG TTGGTGAAGGAGTTTGACGTGATCCACACGCCCAACCAG TCGAGTGCTTCTGCTCCTGATGTAGATGACCCAGAGGCTTTCCCAGCTCTGTCCTAA